A portion of the Bacillus oleivorans genome contains these proteins:
- a CDS encoding NAD-dependent protein deacylase codes for MLKQWLIDSNYTVIFTGAGMSTESGLPDFRSSNGLWKHKDPSQIASIKALNENVQEFIEFYRNRVLGVKEYKPHNGHYILAKWEEQGLIQSIITQNVDGFHQLAGSTRVAELHGTLQKLHCQACGKEYSSEEYIKADYYCECGGILRPSIVLFGEALPKDAFDFALRETEKAELFIVLGSSLSVTPANQFPLFAKENGAKLVIVNQEPTSMDFFADMMIHDRKIGELLHELDQDLTI; via the coding sequence TTGCTAAAACAGTGGCTGATTGATTCTAATTATACGGTTATTTTTACTGGGGCTGGCATGTCGACTGAGAGCGGCCTCCCGGATTTCCGCTCCTCGAATGGACTGTGGAAGCACAAAGATCCTAGTCAAATTGCAAGTATAAAAGCTCTAAATGAAAATGTTCAGGAATTTATTGAATTCTATCGGAACCGAGTACTGGGGGTAAAAGAATATAAACCTCATAACGGCCATTATATTCTTGCAAAATGGGAAGAACAAGGATTGATTCAATCGATTATTACTCAAAATGTAGACGGGTTTCATCAGCTCGCGGGCTCTACCCGTGTGGCTGAACTGCATGGAACCTTGCAAAAACTTCACTGCCAAGCTTGCGGAAAAGAATACAGCAGTGAGGAATATATCAAAGCGGACTATTATTGTGAATGTGGCGGAATCTTGCGTCCATCAATTGTTTTATTTGGAGAGGCTTTACCCAAGGATGCGTTTGATTTCGCTTTAAGGGAAACAGAAAAAGCAGAATTATTTATTGTACTCGGCTCTTCTCTTTCAGTAACGCCTGCCAATCAGTTTCCGCTTTTTGCAAAAGAAAATGGGGCTAAGCTTGTGATTGTGAATCAAGAGCCGACTAGCATGGATTTTTTCGCAGATATGATGATTCATGATCGAAAAATTGGCGAGCTTCTGCACGAATTAGATCAAGATCTTACTATTTAA
- a CDS encoding methylmalonyl-CoA mutase family protein, producing MKKQRLMSKLTRNSFPASPIEAWETLSLKTLKTETLEALQTKTYENIILSPLYTSKDKGLDGAQVPPGLAPFIRGVKEADGLNRGWKVAQWITSSPSGPEDIKSLEDKGQDVISFQTGSFSENELEKWKEIIAIFPLKEVFIELGVKEHNWLFKHDFLYASKGFIGFDPIKALIERESSQDELHGYYSYLSHAVKHSSFEQRNILIDNTIFHNSGADIITELACVLAVAAEHVDRLEIGEIEADTILSKMLVRIGVGGSFFLEVAKIRALRYLWYKFTSAYNGISGTSQKINIAAETSLVSKTMYDEYVNVLRSGNEAFAAVTAGVDYLSVTRFDICLQEKKELADRIARNTHHLLAKESHMTRVFDPAGGSWYVESLTRELIEKGWELFIEIEELGGILSCIETGWLQYRIKKSREAKVKAVNERRMEIVGINMYVDGNDRKPNEVLARSGAGLGFSSFRFSQTFEKWRLYFDRHPIKVAIICLGKIKEFKERRDMARNWFASVGIQTDLFAGVDSFSKTIEKYKAICICGTDDSYETWDIEYGEIAKKFPVFAAGRPRNTDSRIFWIYPELEAEPIVTNWAAESEVL from the coding sequence TTGAAGAAGCAAAGACTTATGAGTAAACTGACGAGAAACTCATTCCCGGCTTCACCCATTGAAGCATGGGAAACGCTCTCTTTAAAGACATTAAAAACGGAAACTCTTGAAGCTTTACAGACCAAAACCTATGAAAATATCATTCTTTCTCCCTTATATACCTCAAAAGACAAGGGGCTGGATGGTGCACAGGTTCCGCCAGGGTTAGCCCCATTTATTAGAGGAGTCAAGGAAGCAGATGGATTGAATAGAGGATGGAAGGTAGCGCAATGGATTACTTCTTCACCTTCAGGTCCTGAGGATATTAAGTCTCTTGAAGACAAAGGGCAGGATGTAATTTCCTTTCAAACTGGTTCGTTTTCGGAAAATGAACTTGAGAAATGGAAAGAAATCATCGCGATTTTTCCGCTTAAAGAAGTGTTCATTGAACTTGGAGTCAAGGAACATAACTGGCTTTTTAAACATGACTTTTTGTATGCAAGCAAAGGATTTATCGGTTTTGATCCGATAAAAGCTTTGATTGAACGGGAAAGCAGCCAAGATGAATTGCACGGCTATTATTCATACCTATCTCATGCTGTGAAACATTCAAGTTTCGAACAAAGAAATATTTTAATAGATAATACCATTTTTCATAATAGCGGCGCGGACATTATAACAGAACTTGCTTGTGTTCTTGCAGTTGCAGCCGAACATGTAGACCGCCTTGAAATAGGCGAAATAGAAGCAGATACGATATTATCTAAAATGCTTGTTCGAATCGGAGTTGGCGGGAGCTTTTTCTTAGAAGTTGCTAAGATAAGGGCTCTGCGCTATCTTTGGTACAAATTCACTTCCGCCTATAATGGTATAAGTGGAACGAGTCAAAAAATTAATATTGCTGCTGAAACCTCATTAGTTTCGAAAACGATGTATGACGAGTATGTCAATGTCTTGCGCTCAGGCAATGAAGCTTTTGCTGCCGTTACAGCAGGCGTGGACTATCTGTCCGTAACACGATTTGATATTTGTCTTCAAGAGAAGAAAGAACTGGCAGACAGGATCGCCCGAAATACACATCATCTGCTAGCAAAAGAATCTCATATGACTCGCGTATTTGATCCAGCTGGCGGTTCATGGTATGTGGAATCCTTAACACGAGAGTTAATCGAAAAAGGCTGGGAGCTTTTTATTGAGATTGAAGAGCTCGGCGGCATCCTTTCTTGCATCGAAACAGGATGGCTGCAATATCGCATCAAAAAATCGCGAGAAGCGAAAGTCAAAGCCGTTAATGAGAGAAGAATGGAGATTGTCGGTATCAATATGTATGTTGATGGAAATGACAGAAAACCTAATGAGGTACTGGCTCGATCAGGTGCAGGACTCGGATTTTCAAGCTTCCGCTTTTCTCAAACCTTTGAGAAGTGGAGACTTTACTTTGACCGTCATCCGATAAAGGTTGCGATTATTTGTTTAGGGAAGATAAAAGAATTTAAGGAACGACGGGACATGGCCAGAAATTGGTTTGCTTCTGTCGGTATCCAAACTGATTTATTTGCAGGAGTAGATTCATTCAGCAAGACCATCGAAAAGTATAAGGCTATTTGTATTTGTGGGACAGATGATTCCTATGAAACATGGGATATAGAATATGGGGAGATAGCTAAAAAATTCCCTGTATTTGCTGCTGGCCGCCCCCGTAATACGGACTCAAGGATTTTCTGGATTTACCCCGAGCTTGAAGCAGAGCCCATTGTCACAAATTGGGCAGCAGAAAGTGAGGTTTTATAA
- the scpA gene encoding methylmalonyl-CoA mutase has protein sequence MVKPNFKNVSLDIIDFRIETNRDVPATMSNENIFIKKYYTYQDVEHLAQLEDLPGIPPYTRGPYPTMYVTKPWTIRQYAGFSTAEESNAFYKRNLEMGQKGLSVAFDLPTHRGYDSDHPRVEGDVGKAGVAVDSIIDMKILFDEIPLDKMSVSMTMNGAVLPIMAFYIVTAEEQGVALKDLSGTIQNDILKEYMVRNTYIYPPDVSMRIISDIFAYTAKNMPKFNSISISGYHMQEAGAPADLELAYTLADGLEYVRTGLNAGIDIDSFAPRLSFFWGIGMNYFMEVAKLRGGRRIWAELMKPFAPKNPKSLALRTHSQTSGWSLTEQDPFNNIIRTLIEAHAAVMGHTQSLHTNALDEAIALPTDFSARIARNTQLYLQKETYLCNVIDPWGGSYYVETLTDELMRKAWEHIDEIERLGGMTRAIEAGLPKLRIEEAATKRQAKIDSGKEAIIGVNCYKVENNDQFDILEINQEAVKQKQIAKLQQLKASRDQERVNQALERITEAAATGEGNLLELAVEAARARATLGEISMAIEKVTGRHRAMIRSVSGVYLSNYEHEASMQKVIQMTEEFFQTEGRRPRMLVAKMGQDGHDRGAKVIATAFSDLGFDVDIGPLFQTPEETAKQAVENDVHVVGVSSLAAGHKTLLPKLVGELKKFGREDIMIVIGGVIPAKDYPFLLENGASHIFGPGTVIPLAAEKIIDEIYIRLGYEKIED, from the coding sequence ATGGTTAAACCAAATTTTAAAAACGTCTCTTTAGATATCATAGATTTTCGAATCGAGACAAATCGAGATGTGCCCGCCACCATGTCTAATGAAAATATTTTCATAAAAAAATATTATACGTATCAAGATGTGGAACACTTAGCACAGTTGGAAGACCTTCCTGGAATCCCGCCTTATACGAGAGGACCCTATCCAACGATGTACGTGACAAAGCCATGGACGATTCGGCAATATGCTGGTTTTTCCACGGCTGAGGAGAGCAATGCATTTTATAAACGGAATTTGGAAATGGGGCAAAAAGGACTTTCTGTTGCCTTCGATTTGCCTACCCACCGCGGCTATGACTCGGATCATCCCCGTGTCGAAGGAGACGTGGGAAAAGCAGGAGTAGCAGTTGATTCCATTATCGATATGAAAATATTGTTTGATGAAATTCCTCTCGATAAAATGAGTGTTTCGATGACAATGAATGGGGCCGTATTACCGATTATGGCTTTCTACATTGTTACCGCAGAGGAACAAGGAGTCGCTCTCAAAGATTTATCCGGGACGATTCAAAATGATATATTAAAAGAATATATGGTCCGCAATACTTATATATATCCGCCAGACGTGTCAATGCGAATTATCTCAGATATTTTCGCATATACAGCTAAAAATATGCCAAAGTTCAACTCCATCAGTATTTCTGGCTACCATATGCAGGAAGCGGGAGCTCCGGCTGATCTCGAACTCGCCTACACACTTGCCGATGGGCTTGAGTATGTCCGGACGGGATTAAATGCGGGGATTGACATTGATTCCTTTGCCCCTAGACTGTCATTCTTCTGGGGAATTGGAATGAACTATTTTATGGAGGTAGCAAAGCTTCGTGGTGGCAGAAGAATCTGGGCAGAGCTGATGAAGCCATTTGCGCCAAAAAATCCTAAATCACTTGCTTTAAGGACACATTCCCAAACATCAGGCTGGAGTTTAACCGAACAGGATCCGTTTAACAATATTATCCGTACTTTAATCGAAGCTCATGCAGCCGTTATGGGTCATACTCAGTCGCTCCATACGAATGCCTTAGATGAAGCAATTGCACTCCCAACCGATTTTTCAGCAAGAATTGCCCGAAATACTCAGTTATATTTACAAAAGGAAACATATCTTTGCAATGTGATTGATCCATGGGGCGGCTCTTACTATGTTGAAACATTAACAGATGAACTGATGAGAAAAGCCTGGGAGCATATTGATGAAATTGAACGTCTTGGCGGTATGACAAGGGCGATCGAAGCGGGTCTGCCTAAGCTGAGAATTGAAGAAGCTGCAACAAAGCGGCAGGCGAAAATCGATTCAGGCAAAGAAGCGATCATTGGTGTAAATTGTTATAAAGTTGAGAATAACGACCAGTTTGATATTTTAGAAATAAACCAAGAGGCAGTAAAGCAAAAACAAATTGCAAAGCTGCAGCAATTAAAAGCGAGCCGTGATCAAGAACGGGTTAATCAAGCTTTAGAACGAATTACAGAGGCGGCTGCAACAGGGGAAGGAAATCTGTTAGAGCTTGCAGTGGAAGCAGCGAGGGCACGTGCCACCCTTGGCGAGATTTCGATGGCGATAGAAAAAGTAACCGGAAGACATCGAGCTATGATAAGGAGTGTTTCTGGCGTGTACTTATCAAACTATGAACATGAAGCAAGTATGCAAAAGGTCATTCAAATGACGGAAGAGTTTTTCCAAACAGAGGGCAGAAGACCAAGGATGCTGGTTGCGAAAATGGGCCAAGACGGCCATGACCGGGGTGCTAAGGTAATTGCAACAGCATTTAGCGATCTTGGCTTTGATGTCGATATCGGACCGTTATTCCAAACGCCCGAAGAAACCGCGAAACAGGCTGTCGAAAATGATGTCCATGTTGTTGGAGTGAGCTCACTTGCAGCAGGGCATAAAACGTTACTTCCTAAGCTAGTTGGCGAACTGAAAAAATTTGGAAGAGAAGATATTATGATTGTCATTGGCGGAGTAATCCCGGCAAAAGACTATCCTTTCTTGCTTGAAAACGGAGCATCTCATATCTTTGGTCCGGGTACAGTAATTCCATTGGCAGCAGAAAAAATTATAGATGAAATTTACATTCGATTAGGGTATGAAAAGATAGAAGATTAA
- the meaB gene encoding methylmalonyl Co-A mutase-associated GTPase MeaB — MFNLDKAPKYRKVNDQKLELHDMKQAILAGDRKVLAQAVTLVESQAADKQKQAQQLLQELLPFTGNSIRIGITGVPGAGKSTFIEALGLKLCEKGHRLAVLAVDPSSSVSGGSILGDKTRMEELSKHPNAFIRPSPSGGTLGGVHRKTRESIILCEAAGFDIIFVETVGVGQSEVIVRELVDFFLLLVITGAGDDLQGMKKGIIELADAIAVNKADGENERKAELTKKEYNQILAMVQPATQGWKTRAYTCSALYLKGLEELWEVIQSFVQTTKVSRVFFERRKLQSKQWLLQSIRDELEARFYTNHEIRQLLQEYMKQVVEGKVTVTQAVEALFSIYEVK, encoded by the coding sequence ATTTTTAACCTGGATAAAGCGCCTAAATACCGAAAAGTAAACGATCAAAAGCTTGAACTTCATGACATGAAACAGGCAATTTTAGCCGGAGACCGGAAAGTTTTAGCACAGGCCGTGACCTTGGTTGAAAGTCAGGCAGCAGATAAACAAAAACAGGCGCAACAATTGCTGCAAGAGCTTCTCCCCTTTACAGGAAATTCGATTCGCATCGGTATCACAGGTGTGCCGGGAGCAGGCAAAAGTACTTTTATTGAGGCATTAGGATTAAAATTATGTGAAAAAGGCCATCGTTTAGCTGTTTTGGCTGTGGATCCAAGCTCTAGTGTGAGCGGAGGCAGTATTCTTGGGGACAAAACCAGGATGGAGGAGCTTTCAAAGCATCCAAATGCCTTCATCCGCCCTTCACCCTCAGGGGGAACACTTGGCGGGGTTCATCGAAAAACAAGAGAATCCATCATTCTTTGTGAGGCAGCCGGGTTTGATATTATTTTTGTTGAAACAGTTGGAGTTGGCCAAAGTGAAGTGATTGTTAGAGAACTCGTCGATTTTTTTCTCTTGCTCGTTATTACCGGTGCAGGAGATGATCTGCAAGGGATGAAAAAAGGGATTATCGAGTTAGCAGATGCGATTGCAGTAAATAAAGCGGATGGGGAGAATGAGAGAAAGGCAGAATTAACGAAGAAGGAATACAACCAAATATTGGCGATGGTGCAGCCTGCAACGCAAGGCTGGAAAACGAGGGCTTACACGTGTTCTGCCCTGTATCTTAAAGGTTTGGAGGAACTGTGGGAGGTTATTCAAAGCTTTGTTCAAACCACAAAAGTATCCCGAGTATTTTTTGAACGGAGAAAGTTACAGTCTAAACAATGGCTATTGCAATCGATCCGCGATGAATTAGAGGCTCGTTTTTATACTAATCATGAGATCCGACAGCTTCTTCAGGAATATATGAAACAGGTAGTGGAAGGGAAGGTAACCGTAACACAAGCAGTTGAAGCACTCTTTTCTATATATGAAGTAAAATAA
- a CDS encoding BrxA/BrxB family bacilliredoxin, protein MNIDFNLLMNDAVRQAREEIVAAGYTELKTPEEVQEALNKKGTTLVMINSVCGCAGGIARPAASHAIHYDKKPDQLVTVFAGQDKEATESARSYFEGYPPSSPSFALLKDGKIVTMVERHEIEGHDPMSVVNKLQEYFDKYCEEV, encoded by the coding sequence ATGAACATCGATTTTAATCTTTTGATGAATGATGCTGTTCGTCAAGCGCGCGAAGAAATTGTGGCGGCCGGATATACTGAATTAAAGACACCTGAAGAGGTTCAGGAAGCTCTTAATAAAAAAGGGACAACTTTAGTCATGATTAATTCTGTCTGCGGATGTGCTGGAGGGATTGCGAGACCTGCTGCCAGTCATGCGATTCATTATGATAAAAAACCTGATCAGCTTGTAACAGTTTTCGCTGGTCAAGATAAAGAAGCAACGGAATCTGCAAGAAGCTATTTTGAAGGCTATCCGCCATCATCCCCTTCCTTTGCCCTTTTAAAGGATGGCAAGATTGTAACAATGGTGGAGCGCCACGAAATCGAAGGCCATGATCCAATGTCTGTAGTCAACAAACTCCAAGAATACTTCGATAAATATTGCGAAGAAGTGTAA
- a CDS encoding aromatic acid exporter family protein encodes MFKIGYRTIKTAVGAVLSIMIAQLFQLENFASAGILTILCIKPTKRKSLKAAMDRFVACFIALLLASLFFELISYHPIVIGILLLVFIPATVKLTVQDGIVTASVIILHVYMAENITVSFILNEVFLIVIGLLVALLLNLYMPSLDKKLLHIRDEVELHISNILRSIANYLKINDEGLLANEITGLDQAIQRGKELAFKDYENRLLQEENLYFNYFIMREKQFHIIERVLPLLASFQFNTSQRIQVAEFIRDLSEHVHSGNTAHHFLYKLYRLKHSFDQMELPKTREELQEHAALLNFVREMEQYLQIKSHFKGLYDTKTDSKKETSG; translated from the coding sequence ATGTTTAAAATTGGTTATCGCACTATAAAAACAGCCGTGGGTGCCGTTCTGTCCATCATGATTGCTCAATTATTTCAGCTGGAGAATTTCGCTTCTGCCGGTATCCTGACCATTCTATGTATTAAGCCAACGAAAAGGAAATCACTAAAAGCTGCAATGGATCGGTTTGTTGCATGTTTTATTGCTTTATTACTTGCGAGCCTCTTTTTTGAATTGATTTCTTATCATCCGATTGTAATTGGAATACTTTTATTAGTTTTTATCCCCGCAACTGTTAAGTTAACCGTTCAGGATGGAATTGTAACGGCAAGCGTCATTATTTTACATGTATACATGGCAGAAAATATAACAGTGTCCTTTATATTGAATGAGGTTTTTCTTATTGTGATAGGGCTGCTCGTCGCACTCCTATTAAATCTTTATATGCCATCTCTAGATAAAAAACTATTACATATTAGGGATGAAGTCGAGCTCCATATCTCAAACATCTTACGCAGTATTGCCAACTACTTAAAAATAAATGATGAGGGATTGCTAGCCAATGAAATTACAGGACTTGATCAGGCGATACAGCGAGGAAAAGAACTAGCTTTTAAAGATTATGAAAATCGTCTTCTCCAAGAGGAAAATCTATATTTTAACTATTTTATTATGAGGGAAAAGCAATTTCATATTATTGAGCGCGTCCTTCCATTATTGGCTTCCTTTCAATTCAATACTTCACAACGGATCCAAGTTGCAGAATTTATTCGCGATTTAAGTGAACATGTTCATTCGGGAAATACGGCTCATCATTTTTTATATAAATTGTATCGGCTAAAGCACTCTTTCGATCAAATGGAGCTTCCGAAAACCCGCGAAGAGTTACAAGAACATGCGGCTCTCTTGAATTTTGTAAGGGAAATGGAACAATATCTGCAAATTAAGAGTCATTTTAAAGGTCTATATGATACCAAGACGGACAGCAAAAAAGAAACATCGGGATGA
- a CDS encoding L,D-transpeptidase — MKVLLAFILAVVSPIWPIGENPLPGDPFIIVNKKYNKLAFVLDEKIEVYPIASGKTDDLTPEGLFTVTVKAINPYYRKLNIPGGHPKNPLGSRWIGFDALDTIGRTYGIHGTNRPESIGRYVSNGCIRMRKEDVEALFDQVPIGTKVWVVSNYKSFYDLAVEAGAIMDESQKLKWPLVMNW, encoded by the coding sequence ATGAAAGTATTGCTTGCATTCATTTTAGCGGTTGTGTCGCCAATTTGGCCGATTGGAGAAAATCCTTTGCCGGGTGACCCTTTTATTATCGTTAATAAAAAATACAATAAACTCGCATTTGTCCTCGATGAAAAAATAGAAGTCTATCCAATCGCGTCGGGAAAAACCGATGATTTAACGCCAGAAGGCCTATTTACCGTAACGGTTAAGGCAATTAACCCTTACTATCGGAAGTTAAATATACCGGGCGGTCATCCGAAAAACCCTTTGGGAAGCAGATGGATTGGATTTGATGCACTAGACACAATCGGAAGAACATACGGAATCCATGGGACCAATCGTCCAGAATCAATTGGGAGATATGTTTCGAACGGATGTATTCGGATGAGGAAAGAAGATGTGGAAGCATTATTTGACCAGGTTCCGATTGGAACCAAGGTGTGGGTTGTTTCGAATTATAAATCATTCTATGATTTAGCGGTTGAAGCAGGAGCAATTATGGATGAATCACAAAAATTAAAATGGCCATTAGTGATGAATTGGTAA
- a CDS encoding BglG family transcription antiterminator, which translates to MSLDKRSIAILSHLVEAKSYVPIKELMEKFKISRRTIYYDIDKVNGWLKENKLEPVKHVRGEGFKLEENTALQIPEKIKLFRTWQYEFSAKERKAWLALYLLGRDTALYLEDLMEKTRVSRNTTLDDLKVLKGEIERFHLSLDFDRKTGYAITGDEDDKRKAIVYYLSTVLPNEGWQTLLSKIPFILNRSDTNSEEHINLFNSDELKAVQHIVAESEKDLNIQFTDDFFHSLTFRLMFFGKRLMQGKKVQINQVEKEVLSETKEYQAACKLAQKLSKVLNVEFPQDEIFYITKHLLSSRVQFSKDISEESGDSDSQILTEVVSNMVTDFQKYACVFFKDKELLVRNLLVHVKPSFYRIKYGLEVENQVAESLKEKYPDIFLLTKKVIHHLEKAVGKPVHENEIALIAMYFGGWMRRAGVKPANRKKVIIVCGSGLGTSKLLETQLEGLFSTIDIIGSVSLREFEHNDYEVDFIFSTTPVQKQDKPVFIVSPILTEAEKESLLKKVNALMDANVIQKQNSVDALLDIIKKHTNIVDQKNLEKELRQYLTKPKSNVQVAAKPSLQDLLKREYIHFIKEVKDWKEAIRAGAIPLLNRNHITEDYVEAMIDSVMKYGPYIVIAPKVAIPHANPEDGVKKLGMSLLCLEKGVRFSDSRKHDVQVVIVLAAIDGETHLTALSQLTKMFTDPENLNEIMESHSLDRILEMIKAYSH; encoded by the coding sequence ATGTCATTAGATAAGAGAAGTATTGCAATTTTATCCCATCTTGTTGAAGCAAAATCCTACGTTCCCATAAAGGAACTGATGGAAAAATTTAAGATTTCGCGTCGTACAATCTACTACGATATAGATAAGGTTAATGGTTGGCTAAAAGAGAATAAATTAGAGCCGGTCAAACATGTAAGAGGAGAAGGATTTAAGCTCGAGGAAAACACAGCCTTACAAATTCCTGAAAAAATTAAATTATTCAGGACATGGCAATATGAATTTTCTGCAAAAGAACGTAAAGCCTGGCTAGCGCTCTATTTACTAGGGCGTGATACTGCGCTTTATCTAGAGGATCTAATGGAAAAGACTCGGGTTAGCCGTAATACAACGTTGGATGATTTAAAAGTATTAAAAGGAGAAATAGAGAGATTCCATTTATCCCTGGATTTTGATCGTAAGACAGGCTATGCCATTACAGGAGATGAAGATGATAAGAGAAAAGCAATTGTGTACTATTTGTCGACTGTTCTCCCTAATGAAGGATGGCAAACGTTACTGTCCAAAATCCCTTTTATCCTAAATCGATCTGATACAAATTCGGAAGAACATATAAATCTTTTTAATTCAGATGAATTGAAAGCTGTACAACATATTGTGGCAGAAAGTGAAAAGGATCTTAACATTCAATTTACTGACGATTTTTTTCATAGTTTGACCTTTCGCCTAATGTTTTTTGGAAAAAGGCTAATGCAAGGAAAAAAAGTGCAGATCAATCAGGTAGAAAAAGAAGTCCTAAGTGAAACAAAGGAATATCAAGCCGCATGTAAATTGGCACAAAAACTATCAAAAGTGTTGAACGTAGAATTTCCACAAGATGAAATATTTTATATAACAAAACATTTACTAAGCTCAAGGGTCCAATTCTCCAAAGATATTTCAGAGGAATCGGGGGATTCTGACTCTCAAATCTTAACAGAAGTGGTTTCAAATATGGTGACTGATTTTCAGAAATATGCTTGCGTCTTTTTCAAAGACAAAGAGTTATTAGTAAGAAATTTACTAGTCCATGTGAAGCCATCGTTTTATCGGATTAAGTATGGACTTGAAGTGGAAAATCAGGTGGCAGAATCGTTGAAAGAGAAATATCCCGATATTTTTCTTCTGACGAAAAAGGTCATCCATCATCTCGAAAAGGCGGTTGGGAAACCTGTTCATGAAAATGAGATTGCCCTGATTGCCATGTATTTTGGCGGCTGGATGAGAAGAGCAGGGGTTAAACCAGCGAATCGTAAAAAGGTCATCATTGTTTGCGGAAGCGGTTTAGGAACTTCTAAATTGCTTGAGACACAGTTAGAGGGACTTTTTTCAACCATTGATATTATTGGGAGCGTTTCGCTTAGGGAATTTGAGCATAACGATTATGAGGTTGATTTTATTTTTTCAACTACACCGGTACAAAAGCAAGATAAACCTGTTTTTATAGTCAGTCCAATCTTAACAGAGGCAGAGAAGGAAAGCCTATTAAAAAAAGTAAACGCTTTAATGGATGCAAATGTAATTCAAAAACAGAACTCTGTTGATGCTTTACTAGATATTATAAAAAAACATACAAACATAGTGGATCAAAAAAACTTGGAAAAAGAATTAAGGCAATATTTAACGAAGCCGAAATCGAATGTGCAGGTTGCCGCTAAACCAAGCTTACAAGATTTACTCAAAAGGGAATATATTCATTTTATAAAGGAAGTGAAAGATTGGAAGGAAGCGATCCGTGCTGGTGCAATTCCATTACTGAATAGGAACCATATTACAGAGGATTATGTGGAAGCAATGATTGATTCTGTGATGAAATATGGTCCATATATAGTGATTGCTCCAAAGGTAGCGATACCCCACGCCAATCCAGAGGATGGGGTAAAAAAATTAGGAATGAGCTTACTTTGTTTGGAAAAAGGGGTTCGCTTTTCTGATTCCCGAAAACATGATGTCCAGGTTGTGATTGTTTTAGCTGCAATTGATGGAGAGACTCATTTAACCGCTTTATCACAGCTTACTAAAATGTTTACAGACCCGGAAAATTTAAATGAAATCATGGAGAGTCATTCCTTAGATCGAATACTTGAAATGATAAAAGCTTATTCGCATTAA
- a CDS encoding PTS sugar transporter subunit IIA encodes MRFLEERLVALDVEVTSSNQAIEAAGALLVNENAVEETYVKAMLQSYQKNGPYFVLAPMIALPHARPEDGVKEASVSFVRLKYPVEFGSKWNDPVKFVFALGASSSNEHLQILQKLTMLLNEPSNLEQLERATSYQDIKKIIGGN; translated from the coding sequence ATGAGGTTTTTAGAAGAACGTCTGGTAGCCCTAGATGTGGAAGTAACATCTTCAAACCAAGCAATTGAAGCTGCGGGAGCTTTGTTAGTCAATGAAAATGCCGTAGAAGAGACTTATGTTAAAGCCATGCTTCAATCCTATCAAAAGAATGGTCCTTATTTTGTATTAGCACCTATGATTGCCTTACCTCATGCAAGACCAGAGGATGGAGTAAAAGAAGCATCTGTGTCTTTTGTGAGACTGAAATACCCGGTCGAATTTGGGAGCAAATGGAATGACCCGGTTAAATTCGTATTTGCACTAGGTGCTTCATCAAGTAATGAGCATCTTCAAATATTACAAAAATTGACGATGCTTTTGAATGAGCCAAGCAATCTAGAACAGTTAGAAAGGGCAACAAGCTATCAAGATATAAAAAAAATTATTGGAGGGAATTAA
- a CDS encoding PTS sugar transporter subunit IIB: MKILCVCGLGQGTSLILRMNVETVLRELGVQADVENTDVSSASSEHPDLIITSNELAHSLEGHSSKIIIVNNYFDMNEIKTALEGQIQ; encoded by the coding sequence ATGAAAATTTTATGTGTTTGTGGATTAGGACAAGGAACTAGTTTAATTTTACGAATGAATGTAGAAACCGTTTTAAGAGAATTAGGAGTTCAGGCTGATGTGGAGAATACCGATGTGTCTAGTGCTTCAAGTGAACATCCTGATCTGATTATCACTAGCAATGAACTGGCACATTCACTAGAAGGACACTCTTCTAAGATCATTATTGTAAATAACTATTTTGATATGAATGAAATTAAGACAGCTCTAGAAGGACAAATTCAATAA